The stretch of DNA gctgctccagagaagcggacacggagcaatggattcaaactacaagaaagaagagtccacctaaacattaggaagaacttcctgacagtaagagctgttcgacagtggaatttgctgccgaggagtgtggtggagtctccttctttggaggtctttaagcagaggcttgacagccatatgtcaagaatgctttgatggtgtttcctgcttggcagggggttggactggatggcccttgtggtctcttccaactctatgattctatgaaaagggacTTGTCTTGAATATAGGTAGGAGAACTTGAATTCTCTTCCAAAAGTCAAACACAGTACAGTCagaccttggaagtcaaatggaatccattccagttgtccattcgacttccaaaacattcagaaaccaaagcatggcttctgattggctgcaggagcagccaatcagaaactgcagAAAACCCCATAGGATGTTCCAGGTTTgcgacgtttgggagccaaaatgttcgggaactaaactgttcaaaaaccaagatatgactgtatatagATGGCGCTTTCTAGAAAAAAGACAAATGTCCTCCTGCTGATACTGGGAGTACTGGTCAGTGACTGCTGTCTGTTTTCTTCAAAATGTTTCAGAAAAACACAGTTCTTACGTTCCCTGAACATGTAAGGTATGATGGAAGCAGTTGTGACAACGAAATATCTGGCCCTGTGCTAGCTATAGAATTTGGAGAAGGTCATTCTTGGAATATCAGCTTCACAAAAACAAGCGACACCTATCAAGGGATCATCTCCTTCACCTACAACACCAATGACACAACACTGTTTCCAGATGCCAAAATGAAAGGTAAAGGTGGCATTTCAAGTTACCCTGCAATAGTTGTTACAGCTCTTAACAGGGTGAACCCCTCACTTTAGAAAGaagtgccttttttaaaattcagaggCTGAATAATTCAAGTTTACAGCAAAACCGATTCATTACTTGGAAAATTTGTGCAACTTTATATTTGTGAAAGTTCCATGGATGAGGATATTACATAGTAAGTGTTATACTGCAAAGCTTTGTAAAATTCCATGCTATAATTGCTGCTCCTTTCCACCATGGGGCCCAGAAGTCCCTGTGGTGGCATCTGGGCAAGGGCGGAGCTTTTCTATAATAAAAAAAGGTATCAAAAGTGGCACTCTGTTTCCATGATCATAGTCCTAAGCCCACTGCTATTCTTGCTCCCCTCCAACAATTGCCACCTCCCTGCAACTCTAGCTAGGATGGCCTTGCTGCCTTGACCTCTCTGTTTTAAAGAGGTGtgatgatgacgacaacaacaacaacaactactactactactactttttatttatatcccgcccatctggctgtgcctccccagccactctgggcggcttccaacaaaatattaaaatacaatagtccatcaaacattaaaagcttccctgctgccttccgatgtcttctaaaagactggtagttgttttttcctttgacatctggtgggagggtgttccacagggcgggtgccactaccaagaaggccctctgcctggttccctgtaacttggcttctcgcagtgagggaaccgccagaaggccctcggagctggacctcagtgtccggggagaacaatgggggtggagatgctccttcaggtatactggaccgaggctgtttataAGCCTTTTAAATGCCTTCTAGTAAGACAAATTTGGGATTCGGtacataataaaatgtatttttgtagtaAGAtagtcagaagagcctgctggatctggtcaTCAGCCCatcccattggcccatctagtccagttctCACCATAGCCAAACAgttccctatgggaaaccagcaagcagagtTTGAGCCTAAGAccactcttcccctcctgtggtttccagcaattggaaaCTTGATAGTTCAAACCATTATTGTCTTGAGCTAGGCTGTAGCCTACTATGGCTTATGCCATATTGGTTAGCCTTCAATTTAACCACAGAGCTTTTTGTAGCCAGAATTACAACTATGTACCAGAATTATAACtatgtacccaggtggcgctgtggttaaaccactgaacctagggcttgctgatcagaaggtcggtggttcgaatccctgtgacggggtgagctcctgttgcttggtcccagctcctgccaacctagcagttcgaaagcacgtcaaaatgcaagtagataaataggaaccgctacagcgggaaggtaaacggcgtttccatgtgctgctctggtttgccagaagcggctttgtcatgctggccccatgacctggaagctatatgctggctccctcggccaataatgcgagatgagcgcgcaaccccagagtcggtcacgactggacctaatggtcagggggtcccttcaCCCTTTACCTGAGATGCACAAAGACCTTCTTGCTTGGCTTTAATGTTCATAATATCAGTTGTCTTAAAAGcatctgttgtttttctttttaataggaCTAATTACTACCTCTACAAACTATCCTTTGCATCCAGTTGATCTAGACACAGTTTTCATTTGTCAAAATGTGGACTTCGTTGAATCTGGCAGTGTTATACAGAACTTCCAGAATGTCATCCTCGAGGCTTTTCTTCCCTCTGGCAACCTAAGTAACCAAAGTTAGTAGTTCATAGTCTTATGCAAACATTTTTTCCTCCACCctaagggttggggaacctgtagccctccagatgttgttgcaccacCACTCCCACCAGCTTCAGCCTTCATGGCCAGTGGTTgcaatcatgggagttgtagtccaacaacgtttGAAAGGCTCCTATTCTAGCAATTTTACAAAGCTTCTGATGAACTTTGCCAGTTTATCTAGTCAGCATATCTATTTGATTAGCTTCAAGTGCCCTATCTGAGTTTAGACATCTGATGTGGGGACTGCTAAGGTTTTTTGAGGCTTGTTGCTTCTTCTAggagtgcattattattattattattattattattattattattattattattattattatttacttccaGAAAATAGGTTCTGTTGCTGTGGTTTCAGAGTCTTAATCCTTGGCAGTCCCCTTGTTTAAAAAGTTCCTAGTTGGCCTTTACTGGTTTTCTCCTGTTTTGTGCGCACAagctataggaacataggaagctgccttaaacagaagaagaccattgggtccatcagctcagtattgtctacactggcaggcagcagctctccataatTTCAGGCAGCATTCTCTTCCAGCTGTACTAGGAGATGATGGAGCTTGAAcctgggaaccttctgcatgcaaggcaggtgcacTGCCACTGAGTTCTGGCCCTTTGATGGTCTTCAGTATCTTCATAGTTGCGAACAGGTGAACAGTTTGATGTTCTTCAGGTCTGTGAATTTAGTTCTGTGCTGCTAGTGTATATATTTCTATTTTGCAGAGACCGTGTGTGATAAAGATGCTGTAGTCACCCCTGAGCCTGATGTTCCTCATAcgacctccacctccacctccacctccatcaccAATACCACCTCCATCACCAATACCGCCTCCATCACTAATACCGCCTCCATCATCACCAATGACACCACAGTGGAGGCTAACACAACGTTCTCATCACGTTCCATCAGCCAACCAGATGAGATACCTGCCACAGGAACCTACTCTGTTAAAAATGGCACCGAGATCTGTCTTCTGGCAAACATGGGGCTGCAGCTGAACATGACAAAGGTCATTATTTTAGTCAGTGCTTTATCTATTGGGCACATAAGCTCTGGTTTCAGGGCATCTAACAAAGTTAAACATAAACCACTAAcaaatacatttctttctttatttcttttttaaaaaatccattagcAGCAGATAAAACAGCAAAAAGTCAGATAAAAGCCATAGAAAACGCAACAACTTGTAAGGTGTTGCATAAATCAAAAGGTGGGCggtcctctccccgcccccacacCTTTAGCTCTGCAGCTGCTAGCTTGTATAGTTGTATGCTTGGTGAAAGGAATGcagtttgtggtgtgtgtttaGCAGGTGAAAGTGCCCTGGAATAGGAGCTCCCAAAACCTTTGAAGATGGCATTCTGTTCTGCAAGTTGTAAGTGCACAGCTCACCCACAGAGGGAGCCCAAGTGCATAAGGCTGAGAAGCTGGTGCTTGTTAAGGTACTAGTTTAGATCAGTTACTCTCCTTGGAAATGTAAGGTGGACGGGGAAATAAGCACCCCCTTTTAATATTTTGGAATCTAGCAGTGCTGATCTGATTGGATAGTCAGGCTAGTTCTACAACAGAGTATAGAAGCTATTCGGTGTTTATGAACAAGCATCTGACATTCTTTATGGGCATGGGGAAGCTTGTGAAAGAAGTATTGTGAGCTGCTTAATTTGTGGTTTGCTCTGGGTTTTCATTTCCTTATTAAATTTCTCTATTGAATTTATATCGCACTGTTCTTCCCAAAGACTCTTATGAACATTAATCCAAACACAACTATAGCTAGCGGGAATTGTGGCAATAGATCTTCTGTCCTCACCCTGACAGATACCAGCATCGTGCTTGACTTCACTTTTGCTGTCGTAAGTAACTCATTATTCTGTGTTCATATATGTGGGAAatgaattcagcttcattgcaggTTCTTGAAAACTTCTTTTTCCATTCAGATTGCATCACCCTTTTACTGTCATGATGGAATTAGTCGCTCTCGCAAGAGCAGCGTAACAACTCTGCTATTGTATCGGGAGAGGGCGCATGAGTGTTAAGAGCCCTGTTTGTGCCTCTTATGAAAGTGCAGGAGGATAACCagaaatcaaactttattttttaaaaactactgcTGCTTGTTGACAAAGTCGCAGCAGTATTGCTAGGCATGgttgacataggaagctgccttatactgagttagaccattgcatccatctagctcagcactgtctacactgactggcagcagctctccagggtttcaagcaggggcctctcctagccctacctacaggtactgaggattgaacctgggacattttgcatgcaaggcagatgttccacCTCTGAGGTACAGCACACCCACACATTGCAGTTAAGTTTTACTTGCTATGTCACATGCCCTCAACTCATAGTTTTTAAGGAAGAAGTTCAGCATGTTAGTGAAAAGCCATTGAAGAAAATCTCTTTTTCAAGATGACTAAGGAGGGAAGAAGCTTCTCTAGTATCAAAATTGATATTTATTAATGCTAGTGGTGGCTTATTGTTAAGTCGGGCCCCCTAAAACTTCTGTCTGATGCTTAACAAGAAAGTTTTTGCAAAGGTATTTTTACGCTGTATATGTATTATGTATATGTAACGATGAATTGCTTGCTTAAACAGAAGAACACAAGCATTGAAAGATTTTACCTGAAAGCGGTGGACGTCACTGTGATGAACCCTGTAAATGGTAAGATTCTAGCTGTAAGCAGTCAAGTCAGATCTTTTTATTTGGTCTCAACATTTAGCATGCCACACCTTGGTTGTACTTACCATAGCTGGATGTATGCATACTAGGGCTAATGCAAAGTTAAGGCCACTCTGCTTTGAGTCAAAGGTGTCCTTGTGTCCGAAACTGAAAGGTAGATTTCACAGGCCGTAAAATGCAGAGACTTGTTTGGGGTGGCTGTTTCCTTGCCACCCAAAGTGGCAGTGTCAACAAGAGATTACCTTGTGGCATCAAGGCACCATGAGAAATTACCTTACTGCCCCCAAAAAATCAAGTGGGTGCTCCCTCTGAAATTGTTCACAGAATTCAGACACCCACAAAATCAGCAAAGTTCTCCTCATTTTGCCACACACAAATGGAGTAGCAAATTTGAGCATGGCATTTTACCACAGCCCTGATTTGTAAACTGATTATCCTCTAATAAATTCAGCTTGTACACATTTCACAGCAGGTAAATTTTCCCAGTTAACATAACCCTCGAACAAATTGGCCTGCAGTACTACTTTTAGAAATGGGAGCTTATAAATTGTTCCCCTGCAAGTCTTCACGCAAAATGTCTTCTTCCTCCACAGGAACGCAGTATGCTGCAAGTGACAATCTCGATTTCTGGGAGGCCTCCCTCGGAAACTCATACATGTGTCGAAAAAAGGAGAATCTTGTAGTGACTCCTTCATGTAGCCTGAACGTCTTCAACTTAAGGATCCAGCCATTTCAAGTACAGAATGGCGAGTTCTCAATAGGTAAGaatgattcccacccacccacccacccaccccaaaaaagcagcCTTCGGAAGCTTTTGAGTTTAAAAACCAAAGTTTTAGATAGGTATAAAACAGCAAAGAAAACTCACTGTTTACTTGAAAAGTGATTTATTGAGCCCAACAAGTGGGCCAAGTTTAATTTTATTTGACTTGTACATTGCTTTATGCTAAACTCTTAAAATTATTTACAATATATagataatacaataaaatgcaatgaatAGAATCTTGGCTGGCTCTCAGGGAGCAATTGGATGCTGTGCAGTTGTTAAACTTACGGTAGAGCTGTGCTAGAAATAATGGAAATGCAGGTTTTATCAAAAGTACTATTGGTAGGAGTGAATATATCTTGACTAAATTGCTGCTATTGAATTTGGGATCTGTAAGAACTGGGCAAAGCCCTCTCCCAGCTGCACCATTCCTGTGGAGGGATATCCTGGCAGAGATCAACCTTGCAATTAAATAGTAAGCCTGTTTTATTTCAGCCGATAGCTTTCAGTTCTGACATAACCTGGGCTTGTATTTGTGTACTGTTAGTGTGGTTCTAAGGGTACACTTGAGAAGGGGGAATTATTTGAAGGATAGAATGGATCTTAAAGAGCAAACCTGATTCAGACAAGTGCATGTTGCACTCTAAACAATGGCAGGTGACTCTCCAAAAGCAGAGGCTTCTGTTATGTGgcatttgttcatttgttcattcatttatttgaatcTGGCTTGATGGTTAGCTTTCAAAAAGCCTTTGAGCCCAGTAGTTGCAGAATAATAAATTTTAGGCAGCATAATTGCTTgtcacctcccccctcccaaaaaaacctacCGGTATATTGCAAGAGCAATAGTGATTaaagatataaatgtaaatttgccccccccaaaaacccccccAGTATTTCAGGATTCAGATAACATTTCTTTAAGGCATAATGTATTCTACAATTAGGAATAAGCATCTTCTATTTACCACAAAAATCGATCTACTATAATACAGTATTATAGTATTATTATCTACTATAATActggtatgcttctgaataccagttgctataAACAATGGGGTGTTATTGCACTCAGATACTTCCTGTGAGCTGCCCATGAGCATCTCCATCAGGATTCTTTTTAATGTTCTTATGACAAGCATTTGATTTTAACAAAATTTTCTTGTAAGCTTAGTAACTTCAGGCATATATCGGCAAATTTTGAATCGTTTTAGTTATCTAATAAATCTTCTGTTTTGGAAAACAGGGAGGGTTGGTATAACTTGGTTGTTTGTCAGACCAAAGGCCAGAATTCTAGCATGTAGGATTGTAATGCTGCTCGCATAAAGGCGAAGGCATAGCTCTTGGCAAACATCATATATTTTCTTTTGTCACCACCTTTCTTGTCTACAGCACGAGAGTGTTTGCTGGATGATGACACCTATCTAATCCCAGTAATAGTTGGCGCTGGTCTTGTGGGCTTGATTATGATTATAGTGGTTGCTTACGCGCTTGGCAGAAGACAGAGCCAACCCGGATATCAAACCTTGTAAATTTTGTGTGACTTGTTCTTGGCTTTGGCTGTGATTTCTAAAGAAAAGTGCAAGCTCCCAAATGGAAACCAGCCACTAAAAAGGTCCAAGATTCTCTCCTCCTTAAAACTGTGGAGATggccccccaaaacaaaacatgatcAAGAATGTACCTCTTCTGAGCATAATAAGGACGTCATAAAAATGTATTGGGACTGACTAATAGCCATGGCAAAACCAGCCCATGGAAAGTTAACCTTTCAAATACATTTGTATGCAAACTTCATGTGTAGAAATGTACCTGTAAAGCAGGCAATGGTACAAAAAGGAATCACAAAGGGTGACCCACTTAGGGTATCAAGAGCAGCATGGAAAAGCTGGGGTTTGTACTTACTGCTTTGTACACTCCATCCTTTACAACTCAAAGGTAACCTGGCTGACTTGGTGACTTGTAGCCCAGGATACCAGTCAGGGGAGCTGTGCAGTGCTTAAGCAGCATTTTTCCAGCTCATGGCATTCAGCAATTAAAATCCCTTCGCAGCCACCTCAGCCCAAGCAAACCTGAATAATGTCGGCAAGGATGTAAAAGCTTTTCCTTTACTAGCACCATGGCACTACTAACTTCTGAAGCTTGTAAATCCTAATTACTGTCTGGTCCTACCTGGTCAATTGGAAAACCGCAGAGCTGGATCATGTGGGAGCTTAGTATTGCTATCTTGCTACCTGCAGGGATAGAGGAGGAACCCTTTATCTTACCATTCtcattcctttctttaaaataaaaaagagagagaatcagaGTTCAAAGTGCCCTTAACTTTTACAGCAAATAACTGGGCTTGCTGTTAAAAGTCTATTTGTTCCATTGTAGCCATTGATACAGGCTTGAAGCTGTTAAGTCTGTTTATACTTACTTGTGCACTAAAATAGAAACTACCGTATGTTCTTGGTTATACAACCTTGGATATTAAAAAAGTAAGATCCATGATTATCACTACATTTGGGGCAAGCTGCTACCTGGAGTATACTGCCATGGGCAGGGTGAGAAAAATTGATCAAAAAT from Zootoca vivipara chromosome Z, rZooViv1.1, whole genome shotgun sequence encodes:
- the LAMP2 gene encoding lysosome-associated membrane glycoprotein 2 isoform X1, with protein sequence MQTLSSAAGRLPGPLFCALVLFLLEGSVVYQAYAVDVEVKDASNETCLFGKWIMNISITYETEHNEYKNTVLTFPEHVRYDGSSCDNEISGPVLAIEFGEGHSWNISFTKTSDTYQGIISFTYNTNDTTLFPDAKMKGLITTSTNYPLHPVDLDTVFICQNVDFVESGSVIQNFQNVILEAFLPSGNLSNQKTVCDKDAVVTPEPDVPHTTSTSTSTSITNTTSITNTASITNTASIITNDTTVEANTTFSSRSISQPDEIPATGTYSVKNGTEICLLANMGLQLNMTKTLMNINPNTTIASGNCGNRSSVLTLTDTSIVLDFTFAVKNTSIERFYLKAVDVTVMNPVNGTQYAASDNLDFWEASLGNSYMCRKKENLVVTPSCSLNVFNLRIQPFQVQNGEFSIAEDCIPEVDYFFVPIMVGASLAGLIALVLMAYFVGRKTRPNAGYEQL
- the LAMP2 gene encoding lysosome-associated membrane glycoprotein 2 isoform X2; this encodes MQTLSSAAGRLPGPLFCALVLFLLEGSVVYQAYAVDVEVKDASNETCLFGKWIMNISITYETEHNEYKNTVLTFPEHVRYDGSSCDNEISGPVLAIEFGEGHSWNISFTKTSDTYQGIISFTYNTNDTTLFPDAKMKGLITTSTNYPLHPVDLDTVFICQNVDFVESGSVIQNFQNVILEAFLPSGNLSNQKTVCDKDAVVTPEPDVPHTTSTSTSTSITNTTSITNTASITNTASIITNDTTVEANTTFSSRSISQPDEIPATGTYSVKNGTEICLLANMGLQLNMTKTLMNINPNTTIASGNCGNRSSVLTLTDTSIVLDFTFAVKNTSIERFYLKAVDVTVMNPVNGTQYAASDNLDFWEASLGNSYMCRKKENLVVTPSCSLNVFNLRIQPFQVQNGEFSIARECLLDDDTYLIPVIVGAGLVGLIMIIVVAYALGRRQSQPGYQTL
- the LAMP2 gene encoding lysosome-associated membrane glycoprotein 2 isoform X3 is translated as MQTLSSAAGRLPGPLFCALVLFLLEGSVVYQAYAVDVEVKDASNETCLFGKWIMNISITYETEHNEYKNTVLTFPEHVRYDGSSCDNEISGPVLAIEFGEGHSWNISFTKTSDTYQGIISFTYNTNDTTLFPDAKMKGLITTSTNYPLHPVDLDTVFICQNVDFVESGSVIQNFQNVILEAFLPSGNLSNQKTVCDKDAVVTPEPDVPHTTSTSTSTSITNTTSITNTASITNTASIITNDTTVEANTTFSSRSISQPDEIPATGTYSVKNGTEICLLANMGLQLNMTKTLMNINPNTTIASGNCGNRSSVLTLTDTSIVLDFTFAVKNTSIERFYLKAVDVTVMNPVNGTQYAASDNLDFWEASLGNSYMCRKKENLVVTPSCSLNVFNLRIQPFQVQNGEFSIAEECPSSDFLFIIPIVVGVFIGLLIVFVFVFYMIGRRKSDSGYQAV